A genomic window from Shewanella vesiculosa includes:
- the flgL gene encoding flagellar hook-associated protein FlgL, whose protein sequence is MRISTGQMFQQSTKSILDKQSATNTILAQITSGKKVNTAGDDPVAAIGIDNLKQKNALVDQYSKNVDYATNHLSISESKIGSAETLISSMREQLLRGANGSLSPVERQMVADEMRASLEELVSIANSKDESGNYMFAGNKTNSQPFAFDTNNEIVYSGDSGVRKSVVASGVAIPTNIPGDLAFMNSVNPMGDYGVNYLSSQQGDFAVSSAKITNQATHVSDTYTFNFTPNGTGVDLQVLNSGGGTVTTVTNFDATNPVSFNGIEVKLSGTPAAGDSFTMEPMETVSIFDSFSKALALLETPESTNSPQGKSKLAQLLNDIDSGQNQVSTARGIAGNNLKGLESISTNHSEEKIINSSTLSILEDLDYAEAMTEFEKQQLALNAVSSVFSKVGSLSLFDYI, encoded by the coding sequence GCGCAGATTACGAGTGGTAAAAAAGTCAATACAGCAGGTGACGATCCTGTTGCAGCCATTGGTATTGATAACTTAAAGCAAAAAAATGCCTTGGTGGATCAATATTCAAAGAATGTTGATTATGCAACTAATCACCTGTCTATCAGTGAAAGTAAAATTGGTAGTGCGGAGACGTTAATTTCATCCATGCGTGAACAATTATTACGAGGTGCAAACGGCAGCCTTAGTCCCGTTGAGCGGCAAATGGTTGCCGATGAAATGAGAGCGAGCCTCGAGGAGCTAGTTTCAATCGCTAATAGTAAGGATGAATCTGGTAACTACATGTTTGCAGGAAACAAAACCAATTCACAACCTTTTGCTTTTGATACCAATAATGAAATTGTTTACAGCGGTGATTCTGGTGTCAGAAAAAGTGTTGTGGCATCTGGCGTTGCGATACCGACAAATATTCCCGGTGATTTAGCCTTTATGAATTCGGTTAACCCTATGGGGGACTATGGTGTCAATTATTTGTCTTCTCAGCAAGGTGACTTTGCTGTTTCAAGTGCCAAAATAACGAATCAAGCAACGCATGTTTCTGATACATATACATTTAATTTCACTCCCAATGGCACTGGGGTTGATCTCCAAGTATTAAATTCAGGGGGCGGGACAGTTACTACCGTAACTAATTTTGATGCTACCAATCCTGTTTCTTTCAATGGTATAGAGGTGAAATTAAGCGGAACCCCAGCAGCGGGCGACTCTTTTACCATGGAACCAATGGAAACTGTCAGTATCTTTGATTCATTTAGCAAAGCATTAGCATTGTTAGAAACTCCCGAATCGACAAATAGTCCTCAAGGGAAATCAAAGTTGGCACAACTATTGAATGATATAGATAGTGGTCAAAATCAAGTCAGTACGGCAAGAGGGATCGCTGGTAATAATTTGAAAGGTTTAGAGAGTATTTCTACAAATCATTCAGAAGAGAAAATTATTAATAGCAGCACGTTGTCTATTCTTGAAGATTTAGATTATGCCGAGGCTATGACCGAGTTTGAAAAACAACAGCTTGCACTTAATGCGGTATCGAGTGTGTTTAGTAAAGTGGGTTCGCTTTCATTGTTTGATTACATCTAA
- a CDS encoding flagellin: protein MAITVNTNVTSLKAQKNLNSSSGALATSMERLSSGLRINSAKDDAAGLAISNRLNSQVSGLSVGMRNANDAISIAQISEGAMQEQTNMLQRMRDLAVQSENGANSADDLTSIQAEITQLASEITAIGTTTAFGNTKLMAGGFSAGKLFQVGHQDGEDITIKVKKTDATTLSVGSLIVTSSAGRNSALGKIDAAIKVIDTQRADLGAIQNRLAYNISNSANTQANVADAKSRIVDVDFAKETSTMTKNQVLQQTGSAMLAQANQLPQIALSLL from the coding sequence ATGGCTATCACAGTAAACACTAACGTAACGTCGCTAAAAGCTCAGAAAAACTTGAATTCATCAAGTGGTGCACTTGCAACTTCTATGGAGCGTCTATCTAGCGGTTTGCGCATTAACAGCGCTAAAGATGATGCCGCAGGTCTGGCTATCTCTAACCGTTTGAACTCTCAAGTTAGCGGTTTATCAGTCGGTATGCGTAATGCAAACGATGCGATATCTATTGCACAGATTTCTGAAGGTGCAATGCAAGAACAGACAAATATGCTACAACGTATGCGTGACTTGGCTGTTCAATCTGAAAACGGTGCAAACAGTGCGGACGATTTAACTTCAATTCAAGCTGAAATTACTCAGCTAGCAAGTGAAATTACTGCAATTGGTACAACTACTGCTTTTGGTAATACAAAGTTAATGGCTGGTGGCTTTTCTGCTGGTAAACTTTTCCAAGTAGGCCATCAAGATGGTGAAGATATTACCATTAAAGTAAAGAAAACCGATGCTACAACTTTGTCTGTTGGTTCTTTAATTGTCACTTCATCAGCTGGACGTAACTCTGCCCTTGGTAAAATTGATGCTGCAATTAAAGTTATTGATACCCAACGAGCTGACCTTGGTGCTATCCAAAACCGTTTAGCATATAACATTAGTAACAGTGCAAATACACAAGCTAACGTTGCTGATGCAAAAAGTCGTATTGTGGATGTTGACTTTGCAAAAGAAACTTCAACAATGACTAAAAACCAAGTACTACAGCAAACTGGCTCAGCAATGTTAGCCCAGGCTAACCAGTTGCCTCAGATCGCTCTATCGCTACTTTAG
- a CDS encoding flagellar protein FlaG, translated as MEINNNTAHFAMNTDFSKVDVATQSATNQPASEQSKTNDLSSVNTINNNESTTQLMQKEPNNEQLKQVAADLTDMVAMMQKGLKFSVDDDSGKQVIKVQDIESGDIIRQIPSEEALKLAQKISEVSGVLMRIEV; from the coding sequence ATGGAAATTAACAATAATACTGCTCACTTTGCTATGAATACTGATTTTAGTAAGGTTGATGTAGCTACTCAGTCAGCTACAAACCAGCCTGCTTCTGAACAAAGCAAAACTAATGATTTGTCTTCTGTGAATACGATTAACAATAATGAGTCCACGACTCAGTTAATGCAAAAAGAGCCTAATAACGAACAATTAAAACAAGTCGCCGCAGATTTGACCGATATGGTTGCTATGATGCAAAAAGGGTTAAAGTTCTCGGTTGATGATGATTCAGGTAAACAAGTTATTAAAGTTCAGGATATTGAGTCTGGTGATATTATTAGACAGATACCAAGCGAAGAAGCTTTAAAACTGGCTCAAAAAATTAGTGAGGTTTCAGGTGTTTTGATGAGAATTGAAGTTTAA